In Campylobacter sp. 2014D-0216, the following proteins share a genomic window:
- a CDS encoding highly acidic protein gives MAYDDEEFENYEDELYDDADDDTYASNQRSYNYDEDDYEYDDDYGDDDTYEMD, from the coding sequence CGATGATGAAGAATTTGAAAATTACGAAGATGAGTTGTATGATGATGCTGATGATGACACTTATGCGAGTAATCAAAGATCATATAATTATGATGAAGATGATTATGAATATGATGATGATTATGGCGATGATGATACTTATGAAATGGACTGA
- a CDS encoding cysteine permease, with product MTYTILPPNQFLDDYVLNVQLHQLAGISKNAYKFWKNAQVARYQGTRVVFLHKKSILKKHQHLVKECEDLSGFVLASAFCSFTTLAPSHLVEKNHSQIYKILDIKEVCGVKFVNLKAFYDFLKLDYTCNIYIEKCHFFSPTPLEKRIKITESMCVGYY from the coding sequence ATGACTTATACGATTTTACCTCCTAATCAATTTTTAGATGATTATGTTTTAAATGTCCAATTACATCAACTTGCTGGTATTTCTAAAAATGCTTATAAGTTTTGGAAAAATGCTCAAGTTGCACGCTATCAAGGTACAAGAGTAGTTTTTTTACATAAAAAAAGCATACTTAAAAAACACCAGCACCTTGTTAAAGAGTGTGAAGATTTAAGCGGTTTTGTTCTTGCGAGTGCTTTTTGCTCTTTTACTACTTTAGCACCTTCACATTTAGTAGAAAAAAACCATTCTCAAATTTATAAAATCTTAGATATCAAAGAAGTTTGCGGGGTAAAATTTGTAAATTTAAAAGCTTTTTATGATTTTTTAAAACTTGACTACACCTGTAATATTTACATTGAAAAATGTCATTTTTTTAGCCCTACGCCCTTAGAAAAACGTATCAAAATCACTGAAAGCATGTGCGTAGGGTATTATTAA